In Monodelphis domestica isolate mMonDom1 chromosome 4, mMonDom1.pri, whole genome shotgun sequence, one DNA window encodes the following:
- the B3GALT6 gene encoding beta-1,3-galactosyltransferase 6, producing MNLLRLVCRHRTALVLAGLALSATALLWLARCAPEGAGGGRAVAVAADAHAPVEAGELAERAFLAVLVVSAPAGTERRRAVRSTWLADAGQPGPLADVWARFVVGTAGLAAPERRALEREQALHGDLLLLPVRDAYENLTAKVLAMFAWLDEHVAFDFVLKADDDTFARLGALRDELRARGPEQRRRLYWGFFSGRGRVQAGGRWREAAWLLCDHYLPYALGGGYVLSADLVRFVSRSRDVLQHWRSEDVSLGAWLAPVDVHREHDPRFDTEYRSRGCSNQYLVTHKQSPDDMRAKQRSLAQHGHLCPQEVRLRLSYVYDWDVPPSQCCRRREGIP from the coding sequence ATGAACCTGCTTCGGCTCGTGTGTAGGCACCGCACAGCGTTGGTACTAGCTGGCCTGGCGCTATCAGCCACCGCACTGCTCTGGCTGGCCAGGTGCGCGCCCGAGGGCGCGGGGGGCGGGCGCGCGGTGGCAGTGGCAGCAGACGCGCATGCGCCAGTCGAAGCGGGCGAGCTCGCAGAGCGCGCATTCTTGGCAGTGCTGGTGGTGAGCGCGCCCGCGGGTACGGAGCGGCGGCGCGCCGTACGCAGCACGTGGCTAGCGGATGCTGGGCAACCGGGGCCACTGGCCGACGTATGGGCGCGCTTCGTGGTAGGAACGGCCGGGCTGGCAGCCCCTGAGCGACGCGCGCTGGAGAGGGAGCAGGCGCTGCACGGCGACCTGCTGCTGCTGCCCGTGCGCGATGCCTACGAGAATCTCACGGCCAAGGTGCTGGCTATGTTCGCGTGGCTCGACGAACACGTGGCCTTCGACTTCGTGCTCAAAGCTGATGACGACACGTTCGCACGCCTGGGCGCCCTGCGTGACGAGCTGCGCGCGCGAGGGCCCGAGCAGCGCCGCCGCCTCTACTGGGGCTTCTTTTCGGGGCGCGGGCGTGTGCAAGCTGGCGGGCGCTGGCGCGAAGCCGCCTGGCTGCTCTGCGACCACTACCTGCCCTATGCGCTGGGCGGCGGCTACGTGCTCTCGGCAGATCTGGTGCGCTTTGTGAGCCGCAGCCGCGACGTGTTGCAGCACTGGCGCAGTGAGGATGTGTCCCTGGGCGCCTGGCTGGCGCCTGTCGATGTGCACCGTGAACACGACCCGCGCTTCGACACGGAGTATCGCTCGCGTGGCTGCAGTAACCAATACCTTGTGACGCACAAGCAGAGCCCCGACGACATGCGTGCCAAGCAGCGCAGCCTGGCTCAGCATGGCCACCTGTGCCCACAGGAGGTGCGCCTACGCCTTTCTTACGTCTACGACTGGGATGTGCCGCCTTCTCAATGCTGTCGCCGCCGGGAAGGCATTCCCTGA